A window of Trichoderma atroviride chromosome 3, complete sequence contains these coding sequences:
- a CDS encoding uncharacterized protein (EggNog:ENOG41), with amino-acid sequence MAGSNDDIVSPFGPLQNELARMRGANLTAAIQDVDKIIEHLVAARERIAAADADHHRISMEMTRLQNPVKERLEAINNDLRDVTKAQRSFGKALDKALPQRELPMGTDAMADHPSLINRAIAMHLVREGQFSVASTFVRESRDHQPPPLLRALVSPYGSD; translated from the exons ATGGCTGGCTCCAACGATGACATTGTCTCGCCATTTGGTCCGCTGCAGAATGAACTGGCACGGATGAGAGGCGCGAACCTCACGGCTGCTATCCAAGACGTTGACAAGATTATCGAGCATCTGGTAGCAGCTAGGGAGCGGATTGCTGCGG CCGACGCCGACCATCATCGAATCAGCATGGAAATGACGAGGCTTCAGAATCCGGTCAAAGAACGACTTGAAGCTATCAACAACGATCTCAGAGATGTGACCAAGGCGCAGCGTAGCTTTGGAAAAGCCCTTGACAAG GCCTTGCCGCAGAGGGAACTGCCGATGGGAACAGATGCCATGGCGGATCACCCATCTCTCATAAACCGCGCCATAGCCATGCATCTCGTCCGAGAGGGCCAGTTTTCCGTTGCATCGACCTTTGTCCGCGAGTCACGAGACCACcagcccccccctctccttAGAGCCCTGGTCTCCCCGTACGGCTCGGactga
- a CDS encoding uncharacterized protein (EggNog:ENOG41~TransMembrane:8 (i88-111o131-150i162-180o213-234i263-288o294-314i321-339o359-380i)) has product MDARNSLLGGDPTFDQNGAQYHHRSFSQSGDYGAEYGQAYPQASLTQAAYAQPTYTENASLHQNTETAGAAGSTGASRFDFSFVKSRWPAAFLAVTGIQALINLAFEAYVFGKFQLSLGAYVPLPQVQSQYKTIPTFLTLFIFGFLYELILVLDALRMKNTIQIIGVCVANLALLIYSALQLEQIQMALGILEVNGALEQGITSAMLWDDIKAYLIATPVIIAVTTIIMVYITWKLYQQFAWDILKNIGADYRMKKRFLHYQIYIALLKFDFFFFLGFIIQFVVVVAVKTDPEFALTIATIPVTIAILIAAAFFTQRENKPGMICVIVLYFGGLSYFIFKLFRIYEPSRASSYFAVRKSLTAFAVITILLIIMTIINAIICMHNFGSGLKAHLLSARKEDEKNDVNSFGMNDVKSPMQNRMTID; this is encoded by the exons ATGGACGCTCGAAACTCCCTGCTGGGAGGCGACCCGACCTTCGATCAGAATGGCGCTCAGTATCACCACCGCTCCTTCAGCCAGAGCGGCGACTATGGCGCCGAATACGGCCAGGCCTATCCCCAGGCATCCCTCACTCAGGCCGCCTACGCTCAGCCGACGTATACTGAGAACGCGAGCCTCCACCAAAACACCGAAacagctggtgctgctggcagcaCTGGCGCAAGCAGATTCGATTTTTCTTTCGTCAAAAGCAGATGGCCTGCGGCCTTCCTGGCCGTAACTGGTATCCAGGCTCTCATCAACCTGGCCTTTGAAGC CTATGTTTTCGGCAAATTTCAGCTGAGCTTGGGTGCATATGTACCACTGCCTCAGGTCCAGTCTCAATACAAGACGATCCCTACCTTTCTTACTCTATTTATTTTCGGTTTCCTTTACGAATTGATCCTCGTGCTGGATGCCCTACGCATGAAGAACACGATTCAGATCATCGGCGTCTGCGTCGCCAATCTGGCTCTCTTGATTTACTCGGCTCTCCAGCTTGAGCAGATTCAGATGGCTCTCGGAATCCTCGAGGTCAACGGTGCGCTGGAGCAAGGCATCACATCTGCCATGCTGTGGGATGATATCAAGGCCTACCTTATCGCCACTCCTGTCATCATTGCTGTCACTACTATTATCATGGTATACATTACCTGGAAGCTCTACCAGCAATTTGCTTGGGACATTCTCAAGAACATTGGCGCCGATTATCGCATGAAGAAGCGCTTCCTTCATTACCAG ATTTACATCGCCCTACTCAAGttcgatttcttcttcttcttgggttTCATTATTCAgtttgtcgtcgtcgtcgctgtcaaGACCGATCCCGAGTTCGCCCTCACGATTGCCACCATTCCGGTCACGATTGCCATTctgattgctgctgcattcTTCACCCAGAGGGAGAACAAGCCTGGCATGATTTGCGTCATCGTCCTCTACTTTGGCGGTCTCTCCTACTTcattttcaagctcttccgCATCTACGAACCCAGCCGCGCCTCATCCTACTTTGCCGTTCGAAAGTCTCTCACCGCCTTCGCCGTCATTACCATTCTGCTCATCATCATGACCatcatcaatgccatcatctgcatgCACAACTTCGGCTCCGGCCTCAAGGCTCACCTGCTGTCTGCTCGcaaggaggatgagaagaacgATGTCAACTCATTCGGCATGAACGATGTCAAGTCCCCGATGCAGAACCGCATGACCATTGACTAA
- a CDS encoding uncharacterized protein (EggNog:ENOG41): MYSLLSELRNRNLGPAIKWARQNNSRLESAGSNLEFELCKLQFVWLFKGPGINGLPDDERNGERGALRYAQEHFARFQSRHLKEIQRLCGAIAFAPNIEQSPYRHIFQIDSAFEDVAASFTREFCSLLGLSAESPLYVAVTAGSIALPRLIKYNKNTKEKKTEWTTENELAFETPLPPSMIYHSIFVCPVSKEQTTEQNPAMMLPCGHVICRESLHNMAKGSRYKCPYCPTEGHLRDAIKITL; the protein is encoded by the coding sequence ATGTACAGCCTACTGTCCGAGCTCAGAAACAGGAATCTAGGACCAGCCATCAAATGGGCACGCCAAAATAATAGCAGGCTGGAGTCAGCAGGGAGCAATCTGGAGTTTGAACTCTGCAAGCTGCAATTCGTATGGCTTTTCAAGGGCCCGGGGATCAATGGACTGCCTGACGATGAGAGGAATGGGGAAAGGGGCGCATTAAGATATGCGCAGGAACACTTTGCTCGCTTTCAGAGTCGGCACCTCAAAGAGATCCAGCGACTTTGCGGTGCAATCGCCTTTGCACCAAACATTGAGCAGTCTCCCTACCGGCACATCTTTCAGATCGATTCGGCATTCGAAGATGTTGCTGCTTCATTCACCCGCGAATTCTGCTCTTTATTAGGCTTATCGGCTGAATCACCGTTATATGTCGCCGTCACGGCCGGCTCCATTGCTTTGCCCCGACTAAtcaagtataataaaaacacaaaggaaaagaaaacagagtGGACGACGGAGAACGAGCTAGCGTTCGAAACGCCTCTCCCGCCATCCATGATTTACCACTCCATTTTCGTATGCCCTGTCAGCAAGGAGCAGACGACGGAACAGAATCCCGCCATGATGCTCCCTTGCGGGCATGTGATTTGCAGAGAAAGTCTGCACAACATGGCGAAGGGCTCAAGATACAAATGTCCGTATTGCCCGACAGAAGGCCATTTGAGAGACGCCATCAAAATTACACTTTGA